In Erigeron canadensis isolate Cc75 chromosome 7, C_canadensis_v1, whole genome shotgun sequence, one DNA window encodes the following:
- the LOC122607786 gene encoding ribosomal RNA small subunit methyltransferase I yields MLRLTISRLPAPFSITCQIPFAAPLFTLSTRRRFALFYCSDSQADSTLQLSSKQGNLKSGLYLVGTPIGNLEDITLRALRVLKSADVILAEDTRHSGKLLQHYNIKTPLLSYHKFNEAQREQSILKRLIEGEIIALISDAGTPGISDPGSELAKLCVEANVPVIPIPGPCAFVAALSASGLSTTEFAFVGFLPKNASARRDRLMVSSNEAATQIFYVPPHKLSQFLEETSSLFGELRRSVMAREITKMHEEFWRGTLREAKAAFLDRQPKGEITFLIEGKPHCEIETPTEAQLENDLAELISNGHTLSEAVKLVAAGSSMKRKVIYSLALRKFGKYDVVDDVD; encoded by the exons ATGTTGAGGTTGACGATATCCCGTTTGCCGGCGCCATTTTCCATCACTTGTCAAATACCATTTGCTGCACCGCTATTCACCTTATCTACACGACGACGTTTTGCTCTGTTCTATTGCTCCGACTCACAAGCTGATTCTACTCTACAACTTTCTTCGAAACAG ggaaatttGAAGTCAGGATTGTATCTAGTTGGAACCCCAATTGGAAATCTTGAAGATATCACATTAAG AGCTCTGCGAGTTTTGAAATCAGCAGACGTGATACTTGCTGAGGATACAAGACATTCGGGGAAATTGCTTCAACATTACAACATTAAAACTCCTCTA CTGAGCTATCATAAATTCAACGAGGCACAAAGAGAGCAATCGATATTGAAGAGATTGATTGAGGGTGAGATTATAGCACTTATCAGTGATGCTGGGACACCGGGAATCAGCGATCCTGGCTCCGAACTG GCGAAGTTGTGTGTGGAGGCAAATGTTCCGGTCATACCCATACCTGGACCTTGTGCATTTGTGGCTGCTCTTTCAGCCTCGGGTTTGTCCACAACTGAGTTTGCATTTG TTGGGTTTCTTCCCAAAAATGCAAGTGCTAGAAGGGATAGGCTAATGGTTTCTTCAAATGAAGCAGCCACTCAAATTTTCTATGTTCCTCCACATAAGCTTTCACAATTTCTTGAAGAAACTTCATCTCTTTTTGGTGAACTTAG GCGATCTGTGATGGCTCGAGAGATCACCAAAATGCATGAAGAG TTTTGGCGAGGCACTCTAAGGGAAGCCAAAGCAGCATTCTTAGATCGCCAACCGAAGGGAGAAATCACATTTTTGATTGAAGGCAAGCCGCATTGTGAGATTGAAACTCCAACGGAAGCTCAACTGGAGAATGATTTGGCAGAGCTAATCTCCAACGGCCATACTCTCTCTGAA GCAGTCAAATTGGTAGCTGCAGGATCGTCAATGAAGAGAAAAGTGATATATTCATTGGCCTTGAGAAAATTTGGGAAATATGATGTGGTGGATGATGTAGATTGA
- the LOC122608538 gene encoding BEL1-like homeodomain protein 3: MATYYPTSTNHQRNVLPSSFLSTQQLNSYQESPYPPIDTMYQHHNSNDPSFLDLFSSQTHSNPQNIPSTENPQELSLSLGMQITSSSMDLPSFQYNYLNPHVQVHSSTDHGSQRNKVEENVDLLSFDRPMNNVHCSVSSPYQIPSGIVPRIYNSRYLKPSQELLEEMVNIHDAMRQLKMNKHNNLHKFDEHNTKIESTTSSSGELSSSEKNELQNKATKLFSLLDEVDRKYREYCQQLRIVEGSLDMVTGCGAARSYTTLAHQTISRHFRTLKDAVNAQIQMTRKSLGEQDDSSSERVLPRLRNVEKQLRQQRISHPLGVMRHSWRPQRGLPEGSVSILRAWLFEHFLNPYPKDSEKIMLARQTGLTRSQIANWFINARVRLWKPMVEDMYKEEFRDQEIMNTSSPDEQSRKAAFDQSSSSEDKEKMLQKHSNLDFVNDMDDVNEYVGQRHIDLADQYRFDDPQLLPDFVV, encoded by the exons aTGGCTACTTATTATCCAACTTCAACAAATCATCAAAGAAATGTGCTTCCAagttcctttctttccacacaACAACTTAATTCTTATCAAGAATCACCATATCCTCCAATTGATACTATGTACCAACACCATAATTCAAATGACCCTTCTTTTTTGGATCTTTTTTCGAGTCAAACTCATTCAAACCCTCAAAATATTCCGAGTACCGAGAATCCTCAAGAATTATCCCTCAGTCTTGGAATGCAAATAACTTCTTCTTCTATGGATTTGCCTTCTTTCCAATATAACTACTTGAATCCCCATGTTCAAGTACATTCAAGTACTGATCATGGCTCTCAAAGGAATAAAGTCGAAGAAAACGTTGACCTTTTGTCGTTTGACCGACCTATGAACAATGTTCATTGTTCAGTTTCTAGTCCTTATCAAATCCCATCTGGGATTGTGCCAAGGATATACAATTCAAGATATCTTAAACCATCACAAGAACTGCTTGAAGAAATGGTTAATATTCATGATGCTATGAGGCAACTAAAGATGAACAAGCACAACAATCTACATAAATTCGATGAACACAATACCAAAATCGAGTCTACTACAAGTTCCTCTGGCGAACTTTCGTCTTCTGAGAAAAATGAGCTTCAAAACAAGGCTACCaaactattttctttattaGATGAG GTAGACAGGAAATACCGAGAATATTGCCAACAATTACGAATCGTTGAGGGATCATTAGATATGGTGACAGGTTGTGGGGCTGCTAGATCATACACAACACTTGCTCATCAAACAATTTCACGACACTTTCGCACCTTAAAGGATGCAGTTAATGCACAAATTCAAATGACCCGGAAAAGTCTTGGAGAGCAAGATGATTCCTCATCAGAACGCGTTTTACCACGTTTACGTAATGTGGAAAAGCAGCTCAGGCAGCAAAGGATATCTCATCCTCTTGGTGTTATGCGTCATTCTTGGAGGCCTCAAAGAGGATTGCCTGAAGGCTCGGTGTCAATCCTTCGTGCTTGGCTTTTTGAGCATTTTCTTAACCC TTACCCTAAAGACTCGGAAAAGATAATGCTAGCAAGGCAAACCGGACTCACAAGAAGCCAG ATTGCAAATTGGTTTATTAACGCACGAGTGCGATTATGGAAACCAATGGTTGAAGATATGTACAAAGAAGAGTTTCGTGATCAAGAGATCATGAATACATCTTCACCGGATGAACAATCAAGAAAAGCAGCATTTGATCAATCATCTTCTTCGGAAGACAAAGAGAAAATGCTGCAAAAACACTCAAATCTTGATTTTGTGAATGATATGGACGACGTGAACGAATATGTTGGACAAAGGCATATTGATCTAGCAGACCAATATCGGTTTGATGATCCTCAGTTGTTACCCGATTTCGTCGtgtaa